In Lutra lutra chromosome 13, mLutLut1.2, whole genome shotgun sequence, one genomic interval encodes:
- the SPIN1 gene encoding spindlin-1 isoform X5: protein MMKKRTSHKKHRSSVGPSKPVSQPRRNIVGCRIQHGWKEGNGPVTQWKGTVLDQVPVNPSLYLIKYDGFDCVYGLELNKDERVSALEVLPDRVATSRISDAHLADTMIGKAVEHMFETEDGSKDEWRGMVLARAPIMNTWFYITYEKDPVLYMYQLLDDYKEGDLRIMPDSNDSPPAEREPGEVVDSLVGKQVEYAKEDGSKRTGMVIHQVEAKPSVYFIKFDDDFHIYVYDLVKTS from the exons AAAACATCGGAGCAGTGTGGGGCCGAGCAAACCTGTTTCCCAGCCCCGGCGGAACATCGTAGGCTGCAGGATTCAGCATGGGTGGAAGGAGGGGAATGGCCCTGTCACCCAGTGGAAAGGAACCGTTCTGGACCAGGTGCCTGTAAATCCTTCTTTGTATCTTATAAAATACGATGGATTTGACTGTGTTTATGGACTAGAACTTAATAAAGATGAAAGAGTTTCTGCGCTCGAAGTCCTCCCTGATAGAGTTG CGACCTCTCGGATCAGCGATGCGCACCTGGCCGACACGATGATCGGCAAGGCGGTGGAGCACATGTTTGAGACGGAGGACGGCTCCAAGGACGAGTGGAGGGGGATGGTCCTGGCACGCGCCCCCATCATGAACACGTGGTTCTACATCACTTACGAGAAGGACCCCGTCTTGTACATGTACCAGCTTTTAGACGATTATAAAGAAGGCGACCTTCGTATTATGCCTGATTCTA ACGATTCTCCTCCAGCAGAAAGGGAGCCGGGAGAAGTTGTGGACAGCCTGGTGGGCAAACAGGTGGAGTATGCCAAAGAGGACGGCTCTAAGAGGACTGGCATGGTCATTCACCAGGTGGAGGCCAAACCGTCGGTCTATTTCATCAAGTTTGATGACGATTTCCACATTTACGTCTACGATTTGGTGAAAACATCCTAG